A genomic stretch from Telmatocola sphagniphila includes:
- a CDS encoding zinc-binding dehydrogenase — translation MTSSNTLFGRMAVFHSHSQPQVIEKQVVPTPTVQEVLVQITCCTLCGSDIHTVNGHRSVATPTVLGHEIVGRIVKFGEAHPRIDFAGKPLQENDRITWTVIDRCRQCFYCMQNLPQKCEQLQKYGHVLHSVENAFAGGLADYILLKSGTDCIRVPDNIPDPIATQASCSTATVAAIYRHAPKFQTVFIFGAGVLGLTAAAMAHASGAEVIAICDRDPVCLKRASGFGAGALFDADLPTQAKELSQLTHGRGFDLVIELAGTQQTCAAAIPLTRIGGTIIFAGTVSPTEPIPLDPELMVRRLLTIKGVHNYTSLDLQKALDFLENSGKNYPFELLVGETFPLSEVNAAFERARTTRGMRIVVRP, via the coding sequence GTGACTTCATCCAATACACTGTTTGGCCGAATGGCGGTGTTCCATTCCCATTCCCAGCCGCAGGTGATCGAAAAACAGGTCGTCCCCACACCGACTGTCCAGGAAGTGCTGGTACAAATCACCTGCTGTACGCTTTGCGGAAGTGACATCCACACCGTGAATGGACATAGATCGGTCGCAACGCCGACCGTGCTGGGCCACGAAATTGTCGGCCGGATCGTCAAGTTCGGGGAGGCGCATCCGCGAATCGATTTTGCCGGGAAGCCGCTACAGGAAAATGATCGCATCACCTGGACGGTAATCGACCGCTGCCGCCAGTGCTTTTATTGCATGCAAAACTTGCCGCAAAAGTGCGAGCAGCTGCAGAAGTACGGGCATGTTCTCCACTCGGTTGAAAATGCTTTTGCGGGTGGCCTGGCCGATTACATACTTCTGAAATCCGGAACGGATTGCATTCGTGTTCCCGACAATATCCCGGATCCCATTGCCACACAGGCCAGTTGCTCCACGGCCACCGTCGCAGCCATCTATCGCCACGCCCCGAAATTCCAGACAGTTTTCATATTCGGCGCGGGAGTTTTGGGACTGACGGCCGCCGCGATGGCCCACGCTAGTGGGGCTGAGGTAATTGCGATCTGCGACCGCGATCCGGTATGCCTCAAACGTGCCAGTGGCTTCGGAGCCGGCGCCCTTTTTGATGCGGATCTGCCAACCCAGGCTAAAGAATTATCGCAACTGACTCATGGCCGCGGTTTCGATTTAGTCATCGAATTGGCTGGAACGCAACAGACTTGTGCCGCGGCTATCCCCTTAACTCGCATCGGCGGCACGATAATCTTCGCGGGAACCGTCTCTCCCACGGAGCCGATTCCTCTCGATCCGGAACTGATGGTTCGCCGGTTACTGACGATCAAGGGAGTGCACAACTACACCTCGCTCGATCTGCAAAAGGCCTTGGACTTCCTGGAAAATTCGGGGAAGAATTACCCCTTCGAGTTGCTGGTGGGCGAAACTTTTCCGCTCTCCGAAGTGAATGCCGCTTTCGAAAGAGCGCGAACGACTCGGGGCATGCGAATAGTAGTACGACCCTGA
- a CDS encoding U32 family peptidase — MAVRSHPPELLAPAGDWNALRAAVANGADAVYFGLDRFNARHRATNFSHEDLPKVIRYLHDRNVKGFLTFNTLIFSDELEDAAAYIREVAEAGIDALIVQDVGIARLIHRIAPDLPIHASTQMTLSESRGIQFVREKLFVQRAVMARELSISDIRKIGQETSVPLEVFIHGALCVAYSGQCLTSESLGGRSANRGQCAQACRLPYEMIVDGKSKELGDRAYLLSPQDLAGYDQVADLVDAGVASFKIEGRLKSSHYVAAATQTYRGAIDSAREHKAFELSQEASHNLSLTYSRGFIPGFLEGVNHQQTVEGRVPKARGLLLGRVSRQQRNGIIVRLEDSVSPKPGDGVVFDLGKPDQQEPGGRLWAVEALGPNEALIRLDVDFDSSKIPNGCRVWKTDDPVVKKELEQSYQNDPIYHRVPVHVKAVGNVGGALTIFLSDDTGLRVEVSWPGPLEVPRKHPFNGELLREQFDRLGDTPFQLGLVEIDCPQPVLVPKSILNDLRRQAVQKLCELRIAREAKAIAEPEALKTLRSEIPKAKPSTRPPSITVLVRNLDQLAAVLEDAESVSMVYCDFEDLRKYKEAVPLARAREIPIGLAPLRIQKPGEEGFLSPILHAQPDAVLIRNLAALLYFQEKLPSARLIGDFSLNVANELTAAFFVKSGLERLIPSFDLNWEQFQALMRRVPVEWFEPVIHQHMPMFHMEHCVFAAFLSNGRDFRDCGRPCDDHKVELRDRVNADFPVIPDTGCRNTVYNSQAQSAIEYLPQMQALGLSRFRIDLLRERGTEVQSLLTTYRRVLAGQEDGKETWKKLRVMNQLGVTRGTLKLV, encoded by the coding sequence ATGGCAGTTCGTTCCCATCCTCCTGAACTGCTTGCACCCGCTGGCGACTGGAATGCACTACGGGCTGCGGTCGCGAACGGGGCAGACGCCGTCTACTTCGGTCTGGATCGCTTCAACGCTCGCCATCGGGCCACCAATTTCAGTCACGAAGATCTCCCCAAAGTCATCCGCTATCTGCACGATCGTAACGTGAAGGGCTTTCTCACCTTCAACACGCTGATTTTTTCCGATGAACTCGAGGATGCCGCGGCCTACATCCGGGAAGTGGCTGAGGCGGGAATTGACGCTTTGATTGTGCAGGACGTCGGCATCGCCCGACTGATTCATCGGATCGCTCCCGATCTGCCAATTCATGCATCGACGCAGATGACGCTCTCGGAATCGAGGGGTATTCAATTCGTTCGGGAAAAACTGTTCGTGCAGCGGGCCGTTATGGCCCGGGAACTGTCGATTTCCGATATTCGCAAAATCGGTCAAGAAACGTCCGTTCCCCTGGAAGTTTTCATTCACGGGGCACTTTGCGTGGCTTATTCCGGGCAGTGTCTGACCAGTGAGTCGCTGGGGGGACGAAGTGCCAATCGCGGGCAATGCGCTCAAGCCTGCCGTCTGCCTTATGAGATGATCGTCGATGGAAAATCGAAGGAATTGGGAGATCGGGCATATCTCCTAAGTCCTCAGGATCTGGCGGGTTACGATCAGGTGGCGGATTTGGTCGACGCGGGAGTGGCTAGTTTCAAGATCGAAGGCCGGCTGAAAAGCTCCCACTATGTCGCGGCGGCGACCCAAACCTATCGCGGGGCCATCGATTCTGCTCGAGAGCACAAAGCGTTCGAACTATCGCAGGAGGCCTCGCACAATCTGAGTCTGACCTATTCCCGTGGCTTTATTCCCGGCTTTCTCGAAGGAGTAAATCACCAGCAAACCGTTGAAGGGCGTGTACCCAAAGCCCGAGGGTTGTTACTGGGCCGGGTCAGCCGACAGCAACGAAATGGAATTATCGTTCGGCTGGAAGACTCCGTTTCCCCGAAGCCCGGAGATGGGGTGGTTTTCGATCTCGGCAAGCCCGATCAGCAGGAACCGGGGGGACGGCTTTGGGCGGTGGAAGCCCTGGGTCCGAATGAAGCTTTGATCCGCCTGGACGTGGATTTCGATTCTTCGAAAATACCCAACGGTTGCCGGGTTTGGAAAACCGATGATCCAGTCGTGAAAAAGGAACTGGAGCAATCGTATCAGAATGACCCGATCTACCACCGGGTGCCGGTGCATGTGAAGGCGGTTGGGAACGTCGGCGGTGCTTTAACCATCTTCCTTTCCGACGACACCGGTTTGCGAGTGGAGGTAAGTTGGCCCGGACCGCTGGAAGTTCCTCGGAAGCATCCTTTTAATGGGGAACTCCTTCGGGAACAATTCGACCGACTCGGCGATACTCCCTTTCAGTTGGGTCTTGTGGAAATCGATTGTCCTCAGCCGGTGCTGGTACCCAAAAGTATTCTCAATGATCTGCGCCGGCAGGCCGTGCAAAAACTTTGCGAGCTCCGTATCGCTCGGGAGGCGAAGGCGATTGCGGAACCTGAAGCTCTGAAAACACTTAGGTCAGAAATTCCGAAAGCGAAGCCATCGACTAGGCCGCCGAGTATCACCGTCCTCGTACGCAATCTGGATCAACTCGCGGCCGTACTGGAAGATGCGGAATCGGTTTCTATGGTCTATTGCGATTTTGAGGATCTGCGCAAGTACAAGGAAGCGGTGCCTCTCGCTCGGGCCAGAGAAATACCCATCGGCCTAGCCCCTCTTCGAATTCAGAAGCCGGGGGAGGAAGGGTTTCTGTCACCCATTCTTCACGCGCAGCCCGACGCCGTCTTAATTCGAAATCTGGCAGCGTTGCTCTACTTTCAGGAAAAATTGCCCTCGGCGCGGCTGATCGGAGATTTCTCACTGAATGTGGCCAACGAATTGACGGCGGCTTTTTTTGTGAAGAGCGGCCTGGAGCGACTAATTCCCAGTTTTGACTTGAATTGGGAGCAATTTCAGGCTCTGATGAGGCGAGTTCCGGTCGAGTGGTTTGAGCCGGTAATTCATCAGCATATGCCGATGTTTCACATGGAACATTGCGTATTTGCGGCATTTTTGTCAAACGGTCGAGACTTCCGCGATTGCGGTCGGCCCTGCGATGACCACAAGGTGGAATTAAGAGACAGAGTGAATGCGGATTTTCCGGTGATTCCAGACACAGGTTGTCGAAACACCGTGTATAATTCCCAAGCACAGTCCGCCATCGAGTACCTGCCGCAAATGCAGGCTTTAGGGCTGTCGAGATTTCGCATAGATCTATTGAGAGAGCGCGGCACGGAAGTGCAATCTCTTTTGACTACGTATCGGCGAGTTCTCGCCGGTCAGGAGGATGGTAAGGAGACCTGGAAAAAGCTGCGCGTGATGAATCAACTAGGTGTTACGCGCGGTACCTTGAAGCTGGTGTGA
- the rpsT gene encoding 30S ribosomal protein S20, whose translation MPHTKSAEKALRQAEKRRAHNRDVKKAIKVQFKKFSEALAKGTPEQKVAEFKLASKKLDKAAAKKVIHPNAAARKKSQLAKKLGITKAK comes from the coding sequence ATGCCGCATACCAAAAGTGCAGAAAAAGCTCTCCGCCAGGCCGAAAAGCGCCGGGCTCACAATCGCGATGTGAAAAAAGCGATCAAGGTTCAGTTCAAGAAATTCTCCGAGGCGCTGGCCAAGGGCACGCCCGAGCAGAAAGTGGCCGAGTTCAAACTGGCCAGCAAAAAACTCGATAAGGCCGCTGCCAAGAAGGTAATTCATCCCAACGCCGCAGCTCGCAAGAAGAGCCAGCTGGCCAAGAAGCTGGGAATTACCAAGGCCAAATAG
- the tsf gene encoding translation elongation factor Ts, whose translation MSAITAAAVNELRKRTDLPLMECKSALTEAAGDMDKAVMLLRERFKSVSNKRAGNETAEGRVGVYIDAGTKTASILEMRCESAPVTKSEQFIALVADLAKQVAVQNPADVATLSAAPFVGNSALTVTDRINEVIGLIRENMKVQRFTRLTGGLYGNYIHHDGTLGVLLEVTGKDTASPELLRDICAHIAAMNPVYASVDQLPTDVLEREKELAKKLTDADPKNAGKPANIVEKIIEGKLKTWYAETVLLEQPIANAAKYDKKTVGQLLSGAGLKLVKYVRYKVGEIV comes from the coding sequence ATGAGTGCAATTACTGCGGCCGCTGTCAACGAACTTCGCAAACGGACCGACCTGCCTCTGATGGAATGCAAGTCGGCTCTCACCGAAGCTGCCGGCGATATGGACAAGGCGGTCATGCTGCTTCGAGAGCGGTTCAAGTCCGTTTCCAACAAGCGAGCGGGCAACGAAACGGCGGAAGGACGAGTCGGCGTTTACATCGATGCCGGTACCAAAACCGCATCCATCCTTGAGATGCGCTGCGAATCGGCTCCCGTGACCAAAAGCGAACAGTTCATCGCTCTGGTTGCTGATCTAGCCAAGCAGGTTGCGGTTCAAAACCCGGCCGATGTGGCCACGCTCTCGGCAGCCCCTTTCGTTGGCAACAGCGCGCTGACCGTCACGGACCGCATCAATGAAGTCATCGGTCTGATCCGCGAGAACATGAAGGTTCAGCGGTTCACCCGGTTGACGGGTGGTCTGTACGGCAACTACATCCACCACGATGGCACCCTGGGCGTTCTGCTCGAAGTGACTGGCAAGGATACGGCCAGCCCGGAATTGCTGAGAGACATCTGTGCTCACATTGCCGCAATGAATCCGGTCTATGCCTCGGTCGATCAACTCCCCACGGATGTGCTCGAGCGAGAAAAGGAACTGGCCAAGAAGCTGACCGATGCCGATCCGAAGAACGCGGGCAAACCGGCCAATATCGTCGAGAAAATCATCGAAGGCAAACTGAAGACCTGGTATGCCGAGACGGTTCTGCTCGAACAGCCGATTGCCAATGCAGCGAAATATGACAAGAAGACTGTGGGGCAGCTCCTGAGTGGGGCCGGCCTGAAACTCGTTAAGTACGTCCGCTACAAAGTGGGCGAAATCGTATAA
- the rpsB gene encoding 30S ribosomal protein S2, translating to MSNFQVKELLEAGVHYGHRASRWNPKMRPYIYGKRNLIHIVDLRETMRGLLRGHRYLAQLISRGSLVLFVGTKRQAKEIIEREATRCSMPYVSERWLGGILTNYRTIRSRLNRLRELEEMWLPSGENPNKIDMLQYINSMMNETGKLDIHKAPETAVIRTYSKKMVSTLSRELMKIRRNLQGIRDMKKLPDALVVVDPKKEHIAVKEAQRMGVATIALIDTDSDPDPVDLPIPGNDDSIRSIELIVQKLADAVLEGRAALPPEMANQAARPRGQANQRNAAPVDKEKPVPAAETEKTTA from the coding sequence GTGTCGAATTTCCAAGTGAAGGAACTGCTCGAAGCCGGCGTGCACTACGGCCACCGCGCCAGCCGCTGGAATCCGAAAATGCGACCGTACATCTACGGCAAGCGCAATCTGATTCACATTGTCGATTTACGCGAAACCATGCGAGGTTTGCTGCGCGGCCACCGCTATCTGGCACAGCTGATCAGCCGCGGTAGCCTGGTGCTGTTCGTCGGTACCAAACGACAAGCCAAGGAAATTATCGAACGGGAAGCGACCCGCTGCTCCATGCCTTATGTCTCCGAGCGATGGCTGGGAGGTATTCTGACGAATTACCGTACGATCCGCAGCCGGTTGAACCGGCTTCGCGAACTCGAGGAAATGTGGCTTCCTTCCGGCGAAAACCCGAACAAGATCGACATGCTGCAGTATATCAACAGCATGATGAACGAAACCGGCAAGCTCGATATTCACAAAGCTCCGGAAACGGCGGTTATCCGCACCTACTCCAAGAAGATGGTGAGCACCCTGTCCCGCGAATTGATGAAAATTCGCCGTAACTTGCAGGGTATTCGGGATATGAAGAAGCTTCCCGATGCTCTGGTGGTTGTGGATCCCAAGAAGGAACACATCGCGGTTAAAGAAGCTCAGCGCATGGGTGTGGCCACGATTGCTCTGATCGATACCGATAGCGATCCGGATCCCGTCGATCTTCCCATTCCCGGTAATGACGATAGCATTCGCTCGATCGAATTGATCGTCCAGAAGCTGGCCGATGCGGTTCTCGAAGGGCGCGCGGCACTTCCTCCGGAAATGGCGAACCAGGCGGCACGACCCCGCGGGCAGGCGAACCAGCGCAACGCGGCCCCTGTCGATAAAGAAAAACCTGTTCCCGCTGCTGAAACTGAAAAGACCACCGCTTAA
- a CDS encoding prenyltransferase/squalene oxidase repeat-containing protein, with translation MTPNPEIPPTLGTAVPPADNPQGGKAGSPVIRRLDVLSEDSRERLLRRVAPAWAISGIIHVILVMIALVIFGGKKAAANVEDKIVSTSIEDSKDKEDNLVNDDVGFDADLQAATDAAREADKNVEAPVVENQPVDAMKNDSDAPIVGMAQGFGDPSKDSGVTGDLVANSNSKLGEGGGFNAMATRGLSQRGSGATKDALIGKYGGNTESEAAVARGLIWLAKQQKEDGSWRYDGGDKTNEVAAATGMALLPFLAAGETHKYGKHYQQNVSRGLSYLQNLVGSNGKVNQATSMYGHAIATIALCEAVGMTRDRSQLREKAQLAVNYIVKAQATDGSWGYTPGASGDTSIVGWQVQALKSAILAELKVDKAVLEKAVGFLDRVSTDSGSRYGYRDNENTTNLLSSVGLLCRQYISGWGPGTPGLIKGVDEFLKSGMPTRANFDIYFHYYATQVVHFFEGPAWHQKWNPAMRDLLISLQRKNSDDKNRGSWDADGFSIGTHCSRLGTTCLSLLTLEVYYRHLPLNKRDNAGLAELNR, from the coding sequence GTGACACCAAACCCTGAAATTCCACCGACCCTGGGAACTGCTGTACCGCCTGCGGACAATCCCCAAGGTGGCAAAGCGGGCTCGCCGGTTATCCGTCGGCTGGACGTGCTTTCGGAAGACAGCCGGGAACGGCTGCTTCGTCGCGTGGCCCCGGCCTGGGCGATCAGCGGGATCATTCACGTCATACTGGTGATGATCGCCCTGGTGATCTTCGGCGGCAAGAAAGCGGCCGCTAATGTGGAGGACAAGATCGTATCCACCTCCATCGAAGATTCCAAGGACAAAGAAGACAACCTGGTAAACGACGATGTCGGCTTCGATGCGGACCTGCAGGCCGCAACAGACGCGGCCCGCGAAGCCGATAAAAACGTGGAAGCTCCCGTCGTCGAAAACCAGCCCGTCGATGCCATGAAGAACGATAGTGACGCGCCCATCGTCGGGATGGCCCAGGGCTTCGGCGACCCCTCCAAAGATAGTGGCGTCACCGGCGATCTGGTGGCCAACAGCAATTCCAAGCTCGGCGAAGGCGGCGGATTCAACGCCATGGCCACCCGCGGACTCAGCCAGCGCGGCAGCGGTGCCACCAAGGATGCCTTGATCGGCAAATATGGTGGGAACACAGAATCCGAAGCGGCGGTGGCCCGCGGGCTCATCTGGCTTGCAAAACAGCAGAAAGAAGACGGCTCCTGGCGTTACGACGGCGGAGACAAGACCAACGAAGTCGCCGCCGCGACCGGCATGGCACTGCTCCCCTTCCTGGCCGCGGGTGAGACTCACAAGTACGGCAAGCACTATCAGCAGAACGTGTCTCGAGGACTGTCCTATCTTCAAAACCTCGTTGGCTCCAACGGTAAAGTTAATCAGGCAACCAGCATGTACGGACATGCCATCGCCACGATTGCCCTGTGTGAAGCTGTGGGGATGACCCGGGATCGCAGCCAACTGCGAGAGAAGGCACAACTGGCAGTCAACTATATCGTCAAAGCCCAAGCGACCGATGGAAGTTGGGGCTATACACCCGGTGCCTCGGGAGATACCTCTATCGTCGGCTGGCAAGTTCAGGCTCTGAAGAGCGCCATTCTCGCCGAATTGAAAGTAGATAAGGCAGTGCTCGAAAAAGCCGTTGGCTTTCTAGATCGAGTGAGTACCGATAGCGGTTCCCGCTACGGCTATCGCGACAATGAAAATACCACAAATCTGCTCTCCTCCGTCGGCCTTCTTTGCCGTCAGTACATCAGCGGTTGGGGACCGGGTACTCCCGGATTGATCAAGGGAGTCGATGAGTTCCTGAAATCGGGGATGCCCACGCGGGCGAATTTCGACATCTACTTCCACTACTATGCCACTCAGGTCGTTCACTTTTTCGAGGGACCAGCCTGGCACCAGAAGTGGAATCCGGCCATGCGGGATCTCCTGATCAGCCTTCAGCGCAAGAATTCGGACGACAAGAACCGAGGCAGCTGGGATGCGGATGGCTTCAGCATTGGAACGCACTGTTCCCGTCTGGGAACGACCTGCTTGAGTCTATTGACTCTGGAAGTTTACTATCGCCATCTTCCTTTGAACAAACGAGATAATGCCGGTCTCGCAGAGTTGAATCGCTAA
- a CDS encoding M20/M25/M40 family metallo-hydrolase, protein MPSDVQIEPAIDRLMRFLSVEGITGQEAAIAKEIQKALGEVGVPASAIRFDTANERIALPTQTGNLIVNLPGTFSAPRILFMTHMDTVPLCAGAEPVRKGNRIVPAGVTALGGDNRTGCAVLVTLAAELIRRKLPHPPITLLFTVREESGLFGARNVDPKDLHEPVMAFNFDGRSAADVTIGAVGADRWEVEIFGKAAHAGVHPEMGISATMILSLAMADLFKNGWFGKIVKEGHEGTSNIGSVGDKHGRSAGEATNVVTDYILIRGESRSHDAKFVRSITAAYKAAFSLAVKEVRDHKGRTGKVKFTSRLDYLPFRIKENAPIVKHAMSAIRKLGREPNLKVTNGGLDANWMVKHGIPTITFGAGQNEIHTVNEWVDLSEFESGCRLAVALATATKS, encoded by the coding sequence ATGCCAAGCGATGTCCAGATTGAACCGGCTATTGATCGGTTGATGCGCTTCCTGTCCGTAGAAGGGATTACCGGTCAGGAAGCGGCCATCGCGAAGGAGATCCAGAAAGCTCTCGGAGAGGTTGGTGTCCCGGCCTCGGCGATTCGTTTCGATACGGCCAATGAACGAATTGCTTTGCCGACGCAAACCGGCAATTTGATCGTGAATCTGCCGGGCACATTCAGCGCCCCTCGAATTTTGTTCATGACGCATATGGATACCGTTCCCTTGTGCGCCGGGGCGGAACCGGTTCGGAAGGGCAATCGCATCGTACCAGCGGGAGTGACCGCTCTGGGTGGCGATAATCGCACGGGCTGTGCGGTACTGGTGACGCTGGCCGCAGAATTAATCCGCAGAAAGTTACCGCATCCGCCGATCACTTTACTGTTCACGGTTCGAGAAGAGTCGGGCCTGTTTGGAGCCCGCAATGTCGATCCCAAAGATCTCCACGAACCGGTGATGGCTTTCAACTTCGACGGTCGTTCTGCCGCGGATGTGACTATTGGGGCGGTGGGAGCTGACCGATGGGAAGTCGAGATTTTCGGAAAGGCAGCACATGCCGGCGTTCATCCGGAAATGGGGATCTCAGCCACAATGATCCTGTCGTTAGCCATGGCCGATTTGTTCAAAAATGGCTGGTTCGGGAAGATTGTGAAGGAAGGTCATGAAGGGACCAGCAACATCGGCAGCGTCGGCGATAAGCATGGGCGAAGTGCCGGAGAAGCCACGAACGTAGTGACCGATTATATTCTGATTCGCGGTGAATCGCGCAGCCACGATGCCAAATTCGTACGATCGATCACGGCCGCGTACAAAGCCGCCTTCAGCTTGGCGGTTAAGGAAGTTCGAGATCACAAGGGGCGGACGGGCAAAGTAAAATTCACCTCCCGACTCGATTATTTACCGTTTCGAATCAAGGAAAACGCACCGATCGTGAAGCACGCAATGTCGGCCATCCGAAAGCTCGGCCGGGAACCAAACTTGAAAGTGACCAACGGCGGACTGGATGCCAACTGGATGGTAAAGCATGGTATACCGACCATCACATTCGGGGCGGGGCAAAACGAGATTCACACTGTGAATGAGTGGGTCGATCTGAGCGAATTTGAGAGTGGCTGCCGGCTGGCCGTCGCACTGGCTACCGCCACCAAATCCTAA
- a CDS encoding glucuronate isomerase → MADQLVLDLTQALEDIPLIDPHSHIDPLNPVSRSLDDILGYHYYTELAHSAGMSQAPLAKDVPGRERVRAILQHIERFDNTLQYSWFAEIVKSFLGMTEDQISADNSDRLYDRAEKIFAQSDWEEQVFKKSNLEAIFLTNEFDDPLEDFDTSRYVPCLRTDALVFRLQEREIQIRLARATGVEVHDGPSLKRAIRKLFEQFLSKNAKACAISLPPNFSPKADAEALSPAGIFWVIAEHCREYKLPFDLMIGVNRQVYRNGVYQGQDLFDQRVSLLQYAELFNAFPQVTFPISVLCSNSNQELVSHAWIFPNVVTNGHWWYSNIPAYIHSDLKSRLQAVPKTKQIAYYSDAYKLEFVLPKFGMYRRVLANVLAEDFVRSRGWSENQAVELGKRLLRDNVREIFKI, encoded by the coding sequence ATGGCCGATCAACTGGTTCTGGATCTCACTCAGGCTCTCGAAGACATTCCGCTAATAGATCCTCATTCGCATATAGACCCGCTGAATCCCGTCTCCCGTTCACTGGACGACATTCTCGGTTACCATTACTACACCGAATTGGCGCATAGCGCGGGAATGAGTCAGGCACCTTTGGCGAAGGATGTGCCCGGCCGGGAACGGGTCCGAGCGATTTTGCAGCATATCGAGCGTTTTGATAACACTTTGCAGTACAGCTGGTTTGCAGAAATCGTGAAATCCTTTTTGGGAATGACGGAAGACCAGATTTCTGCCGACAATTCTGATCGCTTATATGATCGGGCGGAGAAAATATTTGCCCAATCCGATTGGGAGGAACAGGTTTTCAAGAAATCGAATCTTGAAGCTATATTCCTTACCAATGAATTCGACGATCCGCTGGAGGATTTCGATACCAGCCGTTATGTTCCCTGTTTGAGGACCGATGCACTGGTCTTCCGGTTGCAAGAACGGGAAATTCAGATTCGCCTGGCTCGGGCGACCGGTGTGGAAGTTCACGATGGGCCAAGCCTGAAACGGGCAATCCGCAAGCTCTTCGAGCAGTTTCTGTCGAAAAACGCCAAGGCCTGCGCAATCAGTCTGCCTCCCAATTTCAGTCCGAAAGCGGATGCCGAGGCTCTCAGTCCCGCCGGTATCTTCTGGGTGATTGCGGAACATTGCCGGGAATATAAGCTCCCTTTTGATCTGATGATCGGCGTGAATCGTCAAGTGTACCGCAACGGCGTCTATCAGGGGCAGGATCTTTTCGATCAGCGCGTTTCACTTCTGCAATACGCCGAGCTGTTCAATGCCTTCCCGCAGGTGACCTTTCCGATCTCGGTGCTCTGTTCGAACTCGAATCAAGAGTTGGTCAGCCACGCCTGGATTTTCCCGAACGTCGTAACCAACGGGCATTGGTGGTACAGCAATATTCCGGCGTATATTCACAGCGATCTAAAATCTCGCCTTCAGGCTGTTCCAAAAACCAAGCAGATCGCCTACTATAGCGATGCGTATAAACTGGAATTTGTATTGCCCAAATTCGGCATGTATCGACGCGTTCTGGCCAACGTACTGGCGGAAGATTTCGTCCGGTCGCGGGGCTGGAGCGAAAATCAGGCGGTTGAGTTGGGTAAACGATTGCTTCGCGATAACGTTCGTGAGATATTCAAGATCTAA
- a CDS encoding polysaccharide biosynthesis/export family protein, with amino-acid sequence MTSNGRWRFAMACGFYLAIALANTGCLSTSSQKNVFDPYVVTKAHHGDPQPYNGNLPRELDMVTMPEYQIEPPDILRIDAIRVLPQLPYKVEPLDGLFIQVANSNPEEPINTVYIVEPDGSVNLGPSYGGPIKLQGMTLPEAKEAIEKHLKTIVKLKDPKAVVSLSQSRVLQQIRGEHLVQPDGTVNLGTYGNVRVVGLTVTQARQVIEQHLGKYLQSPEIAVSVAAFNSKTFYVIYDGANRGQQVVRLPVTGKDTVLDAVSQLYGLSPVSSTNSIWIARPSPTSVNEELILPVDWMGITTKGKVATNYQLLPGDRLFVKANPWITFDNKLAQVLAPFERIFGFTLLGNGAVRAVDGQTNVSGGF; translated from the coding sequence ATGACTTCGAACGGACGCTGGCGATTCGCGATGGCTTGTGGATTCTATCTGGCGATAGCGCTCGCCAACACAGGTTGTCTAAGCACCTCTTCGCAGAAAAACGTTTTCGATCCTTATGTAGTCACCAAAGCACACCATGGCGATCCGCAGCCTTACAACGGCAATCTGCCGCGCGAACTCGACATGGTTACCATGCCGGAATACCAGATCGAACCGCCCGATATCCTGCGGATCGATGCTATTCGAGTTCTACCGCAATTGCCCTATAAGGTCGAACCGCTCGATGGCTTGTTCATCCAGGTTGCCAATTCCAATCCGGAAGAGCCGATCAACACCGTTTATATTGTGGAACCAGATGGCAGCGTGAATCTCGGCCCCAGCTATGGCGGACCGATCAAGCTTCAGGGCATGACTTTGCCCGAGGCTAAAGAAGCGATCGAAAAACACCTCAAGACCATTGTTAAACTGAAGGATCCGAAGGCTGTGGTGTCGCTCAGCCAGTCGCGCGTTCTTCAGCAGATTCGCGGCGAGCATTTGGTGCAGCCGGATGGAACGGTGAATCTCGGTACCTATGGAAACGTTCGAGTGGTCGGCTTGACGGTAACGCAGGCCCGACAGGTCATCGAACAGCATCTGGGTAAATATTTGCAGTCACCCGAGATCGCTGTGAGTGTCGCTGCCTTCAACAGCAAAACTTTTTACGTGATCTATGACGGGGCGAACCGCGGTCAACAAGTGGTCCGCCTGCCGGTAACTGGGAAAGACACCGTCCTGGATGCCGTCAGCCAACTGTATGGGTTGTCACCCGTGTCGAGCACCAACTCGATCTGGATCGCCCGACCGTCGCCGACGAGTGTGAATGAAGAACTGATTCTTCCCGTCGACTGGATGGGCATTACCACCAAAGGCAAGGTAGCAACGAATTATCAATTGCTCCCCGGGGACCGCTTGTTCGTGAAGGCCAACCCCTGGATCACATTCGACAACAAGCTGGCTCAGGTGCTGGCACCGTTCGAGAGAATCTTCGGATTCACTCTGCTGGGTAACGGGGCTGTGCGAGCCGTGGATGGCCAGACGAATGTCTCGGGCGGATTCTAG